From Ficedula albicollis isolate OC2 chromosome 5, FicAlb1.5, whole genome shotgun sequence, one genomic window encodes:
- the LOC101816648 gene encoding SERTA domain-containing protein 2-like: MLGRGLKRKLSDYEENMAGLSSAFDSSRSLPYPLKRQLVLNMCLTKLQTYKMLVEPNLHRSVLIANTVRQIQEEMRQESSQQPVSICPGIAPAAHSYTGMESPGIPLQLPSGVGQQESHCCDLRSAEDPIENSLLIVSDDDMSSAISSILKDLDFVEDISPPTCLVPTGDDQPKFPENTGLKLEDDRQDLKGAECVFGSFEISNSTSYLKDLAIDDIFEDIDTSMYDSDFCCPPLTPPRSPSLATEEPLKTFPSCNSSSANNIQICRTDLSELDHIMEILVGS; the protein is encoded by the coding sequence ATGTTGGGGAGAGGCCTAAAGCGCAAGCTGAGTGACTATGAGGAGAACATGGCTGGTCTCTCGAGTGCCTTTGATTCCAGTCGAAGTCTGCCCTACCCACTCAAGAGGCAGCTGGTGCTCAACATGTGCCTCACCAAGTTACAGACGTACAAAATGCTGGTGGAGCCCAACCTGCACCGCTCCGTCCTCATCGCCAACACCGTGCGGCAGATTCAGGAGGAGATGAgacaggagagcagccagcagccagtgAGCATCTGCCCTGGcattgctcctgctgctcacagctacACGGGGATGGAGTCACCTGGGATTCCCCTTCAGTTGCCTTCAGGTGTCGGTCAGCAAGAGTCTCACTGCTGTGACCTGCGGTCTGCAGAGGACCCGATTGAAAACAGCCTGCTGATCGTTTCGGACGACGACATGTCATCTGCTATTTCATCTATTCTGAAGGATTTAGACTTTGTAGAAGATATAAGCCCACCTACTTGTCTTGTTCCTACTGGAGATGACCAGCCAAAGTTTCCAGAAAATACTGGTCTGAAACTAGAAGATGATAGACAGGATTTGAAGGGAGCTGAATGTGTGTTTGGTTCCTTTGAGATTTCAAATTCAACCAGTTACTTGAAGGATTTGGCAATAGATGACATTTTTGAAGATATTGACACTTCAATGTATGATTCAGACTTCTGTTGCCCTCCCCTGACGCCGCCCAGATCACCATCTCTCGCTACAGAAGAACCGTTGAAAACCTTCCCATCTTGTAATTCTTCTTCAGCAAACAACATTCAGATATGTCGAACAGATCTGAGTGAGCTGGACCACATCATGGAAATTCTCGTTGGATCCTGA